From the Carya illinoinensis cultivar Pawnee chromosome 4, C.illinoinensisPawnee_v1, whole genome shotgun sequence genome, one window contains:
- the LOC122307596 gene encoding probable galacturonosyltransferase 10: protein MRRRPVDFRRPVRRRVSNVLWWVLCGIAVLLFIFVLSRGSQIESRPVITKRPYRHDRIMEGLNITEEMLSPDSVARQLSDQVSLAKAFVVIAKESNNLQFAWELSAQIRNSQILLSNAAIRRTPLTTRESGTAIRDMALLLYQAQQLHYDSATMIMRLKAKIQTLDEQMSSVSEKSSKYGQIAAEEVPKSLYCLGVCLTTEWFKNLNLQRKLVERKQLDMKLKDNNLYHFCVFSDNILATSVVVNSTALNSRDPDMVVFHLVTDEINYAAMKAWFSMNDFQGVTVEVQKFEDFSWLNASYVPVLKQLQDTETQSYYFSGNNDDGRTPIKFRNPKYLSMLNHLRFYIPEVFPALKKLVFLDDDVVVQKDLSALFSIDLNGNVNGAVETCMETFHRYHKYLNYSHPLIRAHFDPDACGWAFGMNVFDLVEWRKRNVTGIYHYWQERNVDRTLWKLGTLPPGLLTFYGLTEPLDSSWHVLGLGYTNVDPQLIEKGAVLHFNGNSKPWLKIGIEKYKPLWEKYVDYSHHLLQQCNFH, encoded by the exons ATGAGACGGAGGCCGGTGGATTTTCGGAGGCCGGTGAGGAGGCGAGTTTCAAATGTACTGTGGTGGGTGTTGTGTGGAATAGCGGTTTTGCTTTTCATTTTCGTTCTGAGCAGAGGAAGTCAAATTGAGTCGAGGCCGGTGATAACCAAG AGACCTTACAGACATGATAGAATTATGGAAGGCCTTAACATTACTGAAGAAATGTTGAGCCCTGACTCAGTTGCCAGGCAACTAAGTGACCAAGTTTCTCTTGCAAAAGCTTTTGTTGTAATTGCCAAAGAAAGCAACAACCTTCAATTTGCTTGGGAATTAAGTGCTCAGATTCGCAATTCACAGATCCTCCTCTCAAATGCTGCAATAAGGCGAACACCTCTGACAACCAGAGAATCAGGAACTGCAATCCGTGATATGGCACTTCTACTCTACCAAGCTCAGCAACTTCATTATGACAGTGCAACCATGATCATGAGACTGAAAGCCAAAATCCAAACCCTCGATGAACAAATGAGTTCTGTGAgtgaaaagagttcaaaatatGGACAAATAGCTGCAGAAGAAGTTCCAAAAAGTTTATATTGCCTTGGTGTCTGCTTAACAACCGAATGGTTcaaaaacttaaacttacagAGGAAGCTTGTTGAAAGGAAGCAATTAGACATGAAACTTAAGGATAACAATCTCTATCATTTCTGTGTCTTCTCCGACAACATACTTGCAACTTCAGTCGTGGTCAATTCAACTGCCTTAAATTCCAGAGACCCAGATATGGTTGTATTCCATCTTGTTACTGATGAAATAAATTACGCTGCAATGAAGGCTTGGTTTTCCATGAATGATTTTCAAGGAGTGACTGTTGAGGTTCAAAAGTTTGAAGACTTCAGTTGGCTAAATGCTTCTTATGTTCCTGTTCTTAAGCAGCTCCAAGACACTGAAACACAGAGCTATTATTTTTCAGGCAATAATGATGATGGTCGAACTCCAATAAAGTTTCGAAACCCAAAGTATTTATCCATGCTTAACCACCTCAGATTTTATATACCTGAGGTCTTTCCGGCACTGAAGAAGCTGGTATTTCTTGATGATGATGTTGTGGTTCAAAAGGATCTCTCTGCTCTTTTCTCCATTGATTTGAATGGCAACGTCAACGGAGCTGTTGAGACATGCATGGAGACATTTCATAGATACCATAAGTACTTGAATTACTCTCACCCTCTTATAAGAGCACACTTTGATCCTGATGCATGTGGATGGGCTTTTGGGATGAATGTTTTCGATCTGGTTGAGTGGAGGAAAAGGAACGTAACTGGTATCTACCACTACTGGCAGGAAAGGAATGTAGACCGAACATTATGGAAACTCGGTACACTTCCGCCTGGACTTTTGACATTCTATGGATTGACGGAGCCTTTGGATTCCTCATGGCACGTTCTGGGATTGGGCTATACAAATGTTGATCCGCAGTTGATAGAGAAGGGTGCTGTGCTGCACTTCAATGGAAACTCAAAGCCATGGTTGAAGATTGGGATAGAAAAATACAAGCCCCTTTGGGAGAAATATGTTGATTATTCGCATCATTTATTGCAACAGTGCaatttccattga
- the LOC122306931 gene encoding QWRF motif-containing protein 3-like isoform X2 encodes MKKNENEQGAEVMLSKPRRPRSREVSSRFLSPTSVITSQETTGLPSPNSQSFSPIRRKPNASTNTNPRRQRSLEESGILHGLWPSLATSSSSSSSSSSKSTKSSGTLADHIGNERLKDEKNEKKTAKGPDGPFLGRQTSCSEFSRFETEKEISTKENHRPSLGGSMRYTGKLAFPGKSSHHSSSLNSSSKTSGILPGRLSIDENEMFRKTFGNSDSFTNTLEVDPECCDMGSGVAFCSPAIGKGSERLRKFDTEVYSRYMKDISAMRVSDLNIPNPVSSDNFPGPNKFTIRNAIKRVNSFTGAKSQWALSPGRSGSPPLMSVESKGKSMPFSSLKPPSSPSRATGVEKLLNMGLDLLKRKKSSSSSSLSMQPGNLENVHQLRLLYNRLLLWRYANARAGAVNGSITIQAERKFNCAWDALTKLQHSVAEKKLQLEKERLDMKLNNILSSQIKLLEAWGDMERPHISAVSRTVECLRAVVSRVPLTDGSSLDIKLAKITVGRALDLTTSIKSICTNLAPSAENTVTLLSELAEVVAQENLLLEECLELLRTTSTLEGFNDPL; translated from the exons ATGAAGAAGAATGAGAACGAGCAGGGGGCGGAGGTGATGCTTTCGAAACCCCGAAGACCGAGATCCCGCGAGGTGAGCTCTCGGTTTCTCTCTCCAACTTCTGTTATCACCTCGCAGGAAACAACGGGACTCCCATCTCCAAACAGTCAATCTTTCTCACCTATTCGACGCAAACCCAATGCTTCCACCAATACTAATCCCCGCAGGCAACGGAGCCTTGAGGAATCCGGAATCCTACATGGACTATGGCCTTCATTGGctacttcctcttcttcttcttcttcgtcgtcGTCTAAGTCAACGAAGAGTTCGGGTACTCTGGCCGATCATATTGGAAATGAGAGGCTGAAAGACgagaaaaatgagaagaaaacgGCGAAAGGACCCGACGGCCCTTTCCTTGGTAGGCAAACAAGTTGCAGCGAGTTCAGTAGGTTCGAGACAGAGAAGGAGATCAgcaccaaagaaaatcacagaCCAAGTCTTGGAGGGTCTATGAGATATACGGGAAAATTAGCGTTTCCGGGAAAAAGTTCTCATCATTCTTCGTCATTGAATTCGTCGTCTAAAACTTCGGGTATTCTTCCTGGAAGATTGTCCATAGATGAAAATGAGATGTTCCGGAAAACATTTGGAAACTCGGATTCTTTTACCAACACTTTGGAAGTGGACCCAGAGTGCTGCGATATGGGTTCCGGCGTGGCTTTCTGTTCTCCAGCTATCGGAAAAGGTTCGGAACGCTTGCGTAAATTCGACACGGAAGTTTATTCCAGGTATATGAAGGATATATCTGCAATGCGCGTTTCAGACTTGAATATTCCGAACCCAGTATCGTCGGATAATTTTCCAGGGCCAAACAAGTTTACCATAAGAAATGCAATCAAGAGGGTGAATTCGTTTACGGGTGCCAAGTCACAGTGGGCATTGTCGCCGGGGCGATCCGGCTCACCGCCATTAATGTCAGTGGAAAGTAAGGGGAAATCGATGCCATTCTCGAGCTTGAAGCCTCCGAGCAGTCCCTCGAGGGCAACGGGCGTGGAGAAATTGCTCAACATGGGATTGGACTTGCTTAAACGTAAGAAATCTTCTTCATCTAGCTCGCTGTCGATGCAGCCGGGTAATTTAGAAAACGTTCATCAACTTCGGCTACTTTATAATCGGTTGTTGCTATGGCGGTATGCCAATGCTAGAGCTGGGGCTGTGAATGGGAGCATAACCATTCAGGCAGAG AGAAAATTTAATTGTGCTTGGGATGCTCTCACAAAGTTGCAGCATTCTGTGGCAGAGAAAAAATTACAGCTTGAGAAGGAAAGGCTTGACATGAAGCTGAACAACATACTCTCTTCCCAA ATTAAGCTATTGGAAGCCTGGGGAGATATGGAAAGGCCACACATATCAGCAGTTTCCAGGACTGTTGAGTGTCTGCGCGCTGTTGTCAGCAGAGTACCCCTCACAGATGGTTCAAGT TTGGACATAAAATTAGCTAAAATTACAGTTGGAAGGGCATTGGATCTCACAACTTCCATCAAGTCGATTTGTACTAATCTTGCACCCTCG GCTGAGAACACTGTTACCCTGCTATCCGAATTAGCAGAGGTCGTTGCTCAAGAAAATTTGCTTTTAGAGGAGTGTCTGGAACTTCTTAGAACCACATCTACCCTCGAG GGTTTTAACGATCCTTTATAA
- the LOC122306931 gene encoding QWRF motif-containing protein 3-like isoform X1 — MKKNENEQGAEVMLSKPRRPRSREVSSRFLSPTSVITSQETTGLPSPNSQSFSPIRRKPNASTNTNPRRQRSLEESGILHGLWPSLATSSSSSSSSSSKSTKSSGTLADHIGNERLKDEKNEKKTAKGPDGPFLGRQTSCSEFSRFETEKEISTKENHRPSLGGSMRYTGKLAFPGKSSHHSSSLNSSSKTSGILPGRLSIDENEMFRKTFGNSDSFTNTLEVDPECCDMGSGVAFCSPAIGKGSERLRKFDTEVYSRYMKDISAMRVSDLNIPNPVSSDNFPGPNKFTIRNAIKRVNSFTGAKSQWALSPGRSGSPPLMSVESKGKSMPFSSLKPPSSPSRATGVEKLLNMGLDLLKRKKSSSSSSLSMQPGNLENVHQLRLLYNRLLLWRYANARAGAVNGSITIQAERKFNCAWDALTKLQHSVAEKKLQLEKERLDMKLNNILSSQIKLLEAWGDMERPHISAVSRTVECLRAVVSRVPLTDGSSLDIKLAKITVGRALDLTTSIKSICTNLAPSAENTVTLLSELAEVVAQENLLLEECLELLRTTSTLELQERSLKCSIIQLELWRQQQQQQQQKKEEIPLYILEV, encoded by the exons ATGAAGAAGAATGAGAACGAGCAGGGGGCGGAGGTGATGCTTTCGAAACCCCGAAGACCGAGATCCCGCGAGGTGAGCTCTCGGTTTCTCTCTCCAACTTCTGTTATCACCTCGCAGGAAACAACGGGACTCCCATCTCCAAACAGTCAATCTTTCTCACCTATTCGACGCAAACCCAATGCTTCCACCAATACTAATCCCCGCAGGCAACGGAGCCTTGAGGAATCCGGAATCCTACATGGACTATGGCCTTCATTGGctacttcctcttcttcttcttcttcgtcgtcGTCTAAGTCAACGAAGAGTTCGGGTACTCTGGCCGATCATATTGGAAATGAGAGGCTGAAAGACgagaaaaatgagaagaaaacgGCGAAAGGACCCGACGGCCCTTTCCTTGGTAGGCAAACAAGTTGCAGCGAGTTCAGTAGGTTCGAGACAGAGAAGGAGATCAgcaccaaagaaaatcacagaCCAAGTCTTGGAGGGTCTATGAGATATACGGGAAAATTAGCGTTTCCGGGAAAAAGTTCTCATCATTCTTCGTCATTGAATTCGTCGTCTAAAACTTCGGGTATTCTTCCTGGAAGATTGTCCATAGATGAAAATGAGATGTTCCGGAAAACATTTGGAAACTCGGATTCTTTTACCAACACTTTGGAAGTGGACCCAGAGTGCTGCGATATGGGTTCCGGCGTGGCTTTCTGTTCTCCAGCTATCGGAAAAGGTTCGGAACGCTTGCGTAAATTCGACACGGAAGTTTATTCCAGGTATATGAAGGATATATCTGCAATGCGCGTTTCAGACTTGAATATTCCGAACCCAGTATCGTCGGATAATTTTCCAGGGCCAAACAAGTTTACCATAAGAAATGCAATCAAGAGGGTGAATTCGTTTACGGGTGCCAAGTCACAGTGGGCATTGTCGCCGGGGCGATCCGGCTCACCGCCATTAATGTCAGTGGAAAGTAAGGGGAAATCGATGCCATTCTCGAGCTTGAAGCCTCCGAGCAGTCCCTCGAGGGCAACGGGCGTGGAGAAATTGCTCAACATGGGATTGGACTTGCTTAAACGTAAGAAATCTTCTTCATCTAGCTCGCTGTCGATGCAGCCGGGTAATTTAGAAAACGTTCATCAACTTCGGCTACTTTATAATCGGTTGTTGCTATGGCGGTATGCCAATGCTAGAGCTGGGGCTGTGAATGGGAGCATAACCATTCAGGCAGAG AGAAAATTTAATTGTGCTTGGGATGCTCTCACAAAGTTGCAGCATTCTGTGGCAGAGAAAAAATTACAGCTTGAGAAGGAAAGGCTTGACATGAAGCTGAACAACATACTCTCTTCCCAA ATTAAGCTATTGGAAGCCTGGGGAGATATGGAAAGGCCACACATATCAGCAGTTTCCAGGACTGTTGAGTGTCTGCGCGCTGTTGTCAGCAGAGTACCCCTCACAGATGGTTCAAGT TTGGACATAAAATTAGCTAAAATTACAGTTGGAAGGGCATTGGATCTCACAACTTCCATCAAGTCGATTTGTACTAATCTTGCACCCTCG GCTGAGAACACTGTTACCCTGCTATCCGAATTAGCAGAGGTCGTTGCTCAAGAAAATTTGCTTTTAGAGGAGTGTCTGGAACTTCTTAGAACCACATCTACCCTCGAG CTTCAAGAAAGAAGTCTCAAGTGCAGCATTATTCAACTGGAATTATGGCggcaacagcagcagcagcagcaacaaaaaaaggaagagatccCTTTGTATATACTTGAAGTTTAG